One Arachis hypogaea cultivar Tifrunner chromosome 2, arahy.Tifrunner.gnm2.J5K5, whole genome shotgun sequence genomic window, ATTTTCACTACTTCGATTTTTCTGAATTAGCTCAATTTTACTGAGGATAAAAAAATGAGCATAGGAAATGGTAGCTGTGCATAGTGTTGTGCTTTTGATTGATTTGTGTATAATTGAGTTAGAGGCTTGTGTGTTATGCATGAGCAATCATTTTGGTTTTTCAATGATTTTTCCCCCGATATCAATGGAATCTGTGTTGGTGGCACTTTTgcatgcgtttttttttttttttccttttcacttGCTTGGAGCACTTTTATCTTCCCGTTTGTTCTGAATTTTGAAGAAATCTCTGATTTTGAATTACAATGGTGTTTATTTTTGTGTTGATATGCTGATAGAAAAACAATGATAAAGGGGCAGTCAATTCAAATTGATTATATCTGTATACATTGTAGTAATGTTAAGGGCGAATGCTAGCTTTTGTTTTCTACAAACATGTATTTTGTCTTTGAATATGAATGAGTTAGAAGATTAAACTGATGCATGTTGACATTGTATAATATTCAGTAGAATATGCGATGGATCAGGATGAAAAGTTGCGGAAGTGTTCCAATATGAAATGCCAAAGGGTAAGGACATTGGTTGAAATTGTCATTTCTCTGTGCATATATAATTGCAAATCGTTTAACTCATCCTGCTCTTCGCATTCTTCCCTAATTGAAGCACACCTCTGGATTGAGTGTTGACAAAAATGTATGCTCTGTTAACTTAAATTGAATAATGTTGAAGTAGGCACAAACCTTAGGTATAATATAATTTGATTGTTGTTCACTTGTTGAAACGATTCAAacacgtttttttttttcctttaaaaaattatgagtaaatTGTATTTGCTCTGCGAACTAGTGCAAGTCAACTTGCAAGCCTGATTTGAATAGTGTTTTTGTATGAACATTGAACACTCATCTGAATTTATGTCATTGTTTTGTAATGGTCTTCTTGAATTAACTGTGAACAGCAATGTGGCATTTCTGAAGGTATATGATTTATGATTTCTCTATTTCACATTTCCTTAGGTTCAGGTGGATGAATCATCTGTGCCTGCTCTTAAAGATGAAGCAATGGAAGTTGACCATTTTCTTGCAGAAAATAGAAATGAGCATGTCTCAGTAGATGGTATATTGTAATCTATATGAGAATGACGGAAGGAAATGCTTTGATGTTGAAAATGTTTCCTTTGGATCTTAATTGgatttaaaattgattattaaTTCTATATCGATATTGTGATTATTTTTTTAGGACAATGGGAATTTGCTTTCAGACTTTATTTGTAATTTCCCAAGTTATTTGTGATGTTCAATCTGATAGTAGTGTGTGTACATTCATCAGGTGGTTTGGATATTCATGCAGCTTTCAATGGAAAGGATGACTTGGAGATGGAGGTAATTGTCTCTACTAACAGTTATTACTAGGTGATGTTGAAACTAGTAGTTCAAATATATTGAACTTAAACTGCTTGATGATTGAGTATTTGAAATTTGAGGCTATCATGGTATATTTGTATGTTGCCTCATCTAATGTTGAACAGTATATTTTCCccttttcttatttcaaaaattttccatgCCCATATTTTGTTAGTATGAACATTGTCTTAATATTCTTAGGTCCTTGATGGATTTTTGGATGATGTTGAAATCGATGACCTTGAAGGAACTGATGTTTTCTCTGGTGCATGCGAGGAGGTTTTTTTTGGTAAATAATTAAGTAACAATATCTTATAATGATATGATAttcaaatagaaaagaaaagaacaagtCTTTGCCTTGTTATTTTCGTTAAGCTTTTCCTTTTCAAATATTGTATTTTGTAATTTTATCTTTCCAATCTACAGATTTTGAATTTGACAGCAAGGCTGAGGTGCTTGGCCCTGGTCCTTGTGAAGGTTCCCTTCTGCAAAACTCAACTTCAGAAAGTCATTCTTCAGAATTGAGTGGAAGCAGCATTGTTGGTTGGGTATCAGAATCTACAAAACTACCCATTGCACAATCTGAATGCAAAAATAATCCTCTAGATGATGTAGTATCCTATCAATCACGTGGTGCCTTCAGGAACAATCCTCATCAACCGGCAAATGAGGATTGCCTGTACAACATTTCACTCGACATACCGCATCTACATCAGTTGAATAATGATCATCATTTGGCTGGTGGTATATTATATTGTAAAAGGGAAACGGGTTCAATTGAAAAGAGTCAACCTACTGCACTTAAAGAGAAGAGATTCCGAAAGCCTACTCTTAGGTACATTGAAGAGACTTCAAATTCAAGGTCAAAGGAAAAGGTACCAACTGCTGGTACAAAAAGAAAACATTCAAGTGCCTCATCATGTGATGAACTTCATATAAGAATTAAAGCATTGAGAAAGATTCGAGTTGAGAAGTCTAGTAATGGAATTAGTGATGTGACAATCCCAAAGTTGAAAGCTCACAGGGGCCGACCAAAGAAAGAGGTAGGGTTTTATCTGAAAAGAATTTTTCTCATTGTGCATCCCTCGTGTCTTGCTTGTTTCCAAGTGGGGCTTAGATTCATTGTACACTATTTCTCAATTACAAGATCAATAATCACCTCTAGTTTGCTCGTAATTCTATattctaatattatgttattcATTTCTATATCTGCTTTTATTACTGGACATTATTCTTTTTCATTTAACAAGGCATTTGTTTTTGTAGAAACTTGATGATGAGGAGGCATTTTCCTTGGACTCTGAGGATGAATGTTTGACACCAAAAAGATCTAAAAAGAAAGATCGGAGAAAGCATCAGAGGATGTGGACTCTCTCTGAGGTTATTAAGTTGGTTGATGGCATATCTGAATATGGAGTTGGTAGGTGGACGGATATAAAGaggttttcattttcttcttcaagCTATCGAACACCCATAGATCTCAGGGTACTTCACAAAGCCTTGTCTATTTCAATTGCTTCCTTCTTTGCAAACCAGAGTTTTCTAAATGTGATTTCTGCAGGACAAGTGGCGTAATCTTTTAAGAGCCAGTTCCATTCAGACAAACACAATAGACCAGAAAGAGGTTAAATTTCTTCCTTTAAGAAAATTTGATGATGTATTACAAATATTTCAGTTAGTTCTATTGAGGTGCCAATATATGATTACAATCATTTGTGGTTGCAGGATGATCAAAATGATGATCATACTTTACGCCCCCTACCATTTAACGTGGCATGCCGTGTGCGTGAATTGGCTAAAATTCACCCGTACCCAAGGCAACGCGGCGGCTCAAAGAATTCTCGCGGTAGCAAACTTGGTACTTCTACTTCAGTTAGTCAAAGTAAAGATTCTCCTCCCATTGGCCAGAGCAAAAGAAATATACGGAGGAAGTGTACTTACAAGTGAAACTCCCTCTGTAACAGAGGTGAATCCATAGTCACAAAAAATCTTGTTGAAATTTAGATATATCATTTGCACAGCTATATACATTTAGTAGTTTCTGTTGGTCTTTTACAAAGgcatagaaaatttttttagttgTAAACTTGAGGAATTATTAGTTGGCTCCGC contains:
- the LOC112760393 gene encoding uncharacterized protein isoform X1; the encoded protein is MDQDEKLRKCSNMKCQRVQVDESSVPALKDEAMEVDHFLAENRNEHVSVDGGLDIHAAFNGKDDLEMEVLDGFLDDVEIDDLEGTDVFSGACEEVFFDFEFDSKAEVLGPGPCEGSLLQNSTSESHSSELSGSSIVGWVSESTKLPIAQSECKNNPLDDVVSYQSRGAFRNNPHQPANEDCLYNISLDIPHLHQLNNDHHLAGGILYCKRETGSIEKSQPTALKEKRFRKPTLRYIEETSNSRSKEKVPTAGTKRKHSSASSCDELHIRIKALRKIRVEKSSNGISDVTIPKLKAHRGRPKKEKLDDEEAFSLDSEDECLTPKRSKKKDRRKHQRMWTLSEVIKLVDGISEYGVGRWTDIKRFSFSSSSYRTPIDLRDKWRNLLRASSIQTNTIDQKEDDQNDDHTLRPLPFNVACRVRELAKIHPYPRQRGGSKNSRGSKLGTSTSVSQSKDSPPIGQSKRNIRRKCTYK
- the LOC112760393 gene encoding uncharacterized protein isoform X3 — protein: MPKGGLDIHAAFNGKDDLEMEVLDGFLDDVEIDDLEGTDVFSGACEEVFFDFEFDSKAEVLGPGPCEGSLLQNSTSESHSSELSGSSIVGWVSESTKLPIAQSECKNNPLDDVVSYQSRGAFRNNPHQPANEDCLYNISLDIPHLHQLNNDHHLAGGILYCKRETGSIEKSQPTALKEKRFRKPTLRYIEETSNSRSKEKVPTAGTKRKHSSASSCDELHIRIKALRKIRVEKSSNGISDVTIPKLKAHRGRPKKEKLDDEEAFSLDSEDECLTPKRSKKKDRRKHQRMWTLSEVIKLVDGISEYGVGRWTDIKRFSFSSSSYRTPIDLRDKWRNLLRASSIQTNTIDQKEDDQNDDHTLRPLPFNVACRVRELAKIHPYPRQRGGSKNSRGSKLGTSTSVSQSKDSPPIGQSKRNIRRKCTYK
- the LOC112760393 gene encoding uncharacterized protein isoform X2, which encodes MEVDHFLAENRNEHVSVDGGLDIHAAFNGKDDLEMEVLDGFLDDVEIDDLEGTDVFSGACEEVFFDFEFDSKAEVLGPGPCEGSLLQNSTSESHSSELSGSSIVGWVSESTKLPIAQSECKNNPLDDVVSYQSRGAFRNNPHQPANEDCLYNISLDIPHLHQLNNDHHLAGGILYCKRETGSIEKSQPTALKEKRFRKPTLRYIEETSNSRSKEKVPTAGTKRKHSSASSCDELHIRIKALRKIRVEKSSNGISDVTIPKLKAHRGRPKKEKLDDEEAFSLDSEDECLTPKRSKKKDRRKHQRMWTLSEVIKLVDGISEYGVGRWTDIKRFSFSSSSYRTPIDLRDKWRNLLRASSIQTNTIDQKEDDQNDDHTLRPLPFNVACRVRELAKIHPYPRQRGGSKNSRGSKLGTSTSVSQSKDSPPIGQSKRNIRRKCTYK